In a genomic window of Carassius gibelio isolate Cgi1373 ecotype wild population from Czech Republic chromosome A3, carGib1.2-hapl.c, whole genome shotgun sequence:
- the LOC127943967 gene encoding cip1-interacting zinc finger protein-like translates to MPQSQCQRTPQCQRTPQYQRMPQSQCQRTPQYQRMPQSQCQRTPQSQRAPQYQRMPQSQCQRTPQCQRTPQYQRTPQSQGQRTPQCQRTPQYQCQRTPQSQRTPQSQSQRTPQSQSQRTPQSQSRRAPQSQSQRASQCSHNEHPSARRRIHESFSRPSGRTERGIVLFYFTNIVFV, encoded by the exons ATGCCCCAGTCCCAGTGCCAGAGGACGCCCCAGTGCCAGAGGACGCCCCAGTACCAAAGGATGCCCCAGTCCCAGTGCCAGAGGACGCCCCAGTACCAAAGGATGCCCCAGTCCCAGTGCCAGAGGACGCCCCAGTCCCAGAGGGCTCCCCAGTACCAAAGGATGCCCCAGTCCCAGTGCCAGAGGACGCCCCAGTGCCAGAGGACGCCCCAGTACCAAAGGACGCCCCAGTCCCAGGGCCAGAGGACGCCCCAGTGCCAGAGGACGCCCCAGTACCAGTGCCAGAGGACGCCCCAGTCCCAGAGGACGCCCCAGTCCCAGTCCCAGAGGACGCCCCAGTCCCAGTCCCAGAGGACGCCCCAGTCCCAGTCCCGGAGGGCGCCCCAGTCCCAGTCCCAGAGGGCATCCCAGT GTTCACATAATGAACATCCATCTGCCAGACGGAGAATTCATGAATCGTTCTCCAGGCCATCTGGGAGAACCGAAAGAGGCATAGTATTGTTTTACTTTACTAACATTGTATTTGTTTAA